In Felis catus isolate Fca126 chromosome C2, F.catus_Fca126_mat1.0, whole genome shotgun sequence, a single window of DNA contains:
- the ACTRT3 gene encoding actin-related protein T3 gives MSYYYQLPVVIDNGSGVIKAGLAGSREPQFVYPNIIGRAKGQGWVAEGALETCVGDQAQERRNSLSISYPVERGLITSWGDMEVMWKHIYDHNLKLKACDGPALITEPALNPLANRQQITEVFFEHLEVPAFYMSIQGVLALFAAGFTTGFVLNSGAGVTQCVPIFEGYCLPHGVQQLDLGGLDLTNYLMTLLKEQGIMLLSAADRKIVADIKETSCYVVMNYEEEMAKKRDSIEKVYQLPDGTMIKLYDQLFHCPEALFSPRLRNLQTPGIDKLCFNSIMKCDTDLRNSFFSNIILAGGSTSFPGLDKRLVKGVANMVPANTPVQVTVPPERKLSVWMGGSILASLSAFQDMWITKAEFKEVGPNIVHQRCF, from the exons ATGAGCTACTACTACCAGCTACCAGTGGTGATCGACAACGGCTCAGGAGTGATTAAGGCGGGCCTGGCTGGGTCGCGGGAGCCCCAGTTCGTCTACCCCAACATTATCGGCCGGGCCAAAGGACAGGGCTGGGTAGCGGAGGGCGCGCTGGAAACGTGTGTAGGTGACCAAGCGCAGGAACGGAGAAACTCGTTGTCCATCAG CTACCCAGTGGAACGTGGTCTCATTACTTCCTGGGGGGACATGGAGGTCATGTGGAAGCATATCTATGATCATAACCTGAAACTAAAGGCCTGTGATGGCCCAGCCTTGATTACGGAGCCAGCACTGAACCCACTGGCCAACCGGCAACAAATCACCGAAGTGTTTTTTGAGCATCTGGAGGTGCCTGCCTTTTATATGTCCATTCAGGGGGTGCTGGCTCTCTTTGCTGCTGGCTTCACAACTGGTTTTGTGCTGAACTCAGGCGCTGGGGTTACCCAGTGTGTGCCCATCTTTGAGGGTTACTGTCTGCCTCATGGTGTCCAGCAGCTAGATCTGGGAGGCCTTGACCTCACCAACTACCTCATGACACTGCTGAAGGAGCAGGGCATCATGCTGCTTAGTGCTGCAGACAGAAAGATTGTTGCAGACATTAAGGAAACTTCTTGTTACGTGGTAATGAACTACGAAGAGGAAATGGCCAAGAAACGTGATTCTATAGAGAAAGTTTACCAGCTACCTGATGGGACGATGATCAAGCTCTATGACCAACTCTTTCATTGTCCAGAGGCCCTCTTCTCTCCACGTCTTAGGAACCTTCAGACCCCTGGCATCGATAAGTTGTGTTTCAACAGCATAATGAAATGCGATACAGATCTAAGGAATTCGTTTTTCTCCAATATTATCCTTGCTGGGGGATCAACCTCTTTCCCTGGTTTAGACAAGAGGCTAGTTAAAGGTGTAGCAAATATGGTACCTGCCAATACACCTGTGCAAGTTACAGTTCCCCCAGAAAGGAAACTATCAGTGTGGATGGGAGGCTCTATTCTTGCATCCCTGTCTGCTTTCCAGGACATGTGGATCACTAAGGCAGAATTTAAAGAAGTTGGACCCAACATAGTACATCAAAGATGCTTCTGA